The following are encoded in a window of Platichthys flesus chromosome 11, fPlaFle2.1, whole genome shotgun sequence genomic DNA:
- the faxcb gene encoding failed axon connections homolog, with amino-acid sequence MYWAAGFASSRPCVVELGRNHSLPLGLCASEQQNSLYGYIIAFPLQDYGGIMSVLGSDSWWKKTLYITGGALLAAAAYLLHELLTIRKEQELDSKDAIILHQFSRPKNGVPSLSPFCLKIETYLRMVDLPYQNYFDGRLSPQGKMPWIEYNHEQASGSEFIVDFLEEKLGVNLNSNLTPQERAVSRAITKMVEEHLYWTIAYCQWVDNLEETQKFLSMSGPLSDTLKWLLSHLNGSMVRREMYGHGIGRFSKEEVYTLMEKDLRTLATLLGDKKYFMGSKMSTLDATVFGHLAQAMWTLPGTRPEQLIKGELINLGMFCERMRRRFWPEWFVEVEDLYYDGDSESSSGGGGGSPTGLLDFGLFSRTDTLEDSEASTHSARPTHSHSPDSNHSLFDSDVGTGSDNDIQLKEELMPDLEV; translated from the exons ATGTACTGGGCTGCTGGCTTCGCCTCCTCCCGGCCGTGTGTGGTCGAACTCGGCCGGAACCACAGCCTGCCACTCGGGCTGTGCGCCTCTGAGCAGCAGAACTCTTTGTATGGCTATATAATTGCCTTCCCTCTGCAGGACTACGGAGGCATCATGTCGGTGCTGGGCTCGGACTCCTGGTGGAAGAAGACCCTGTACATCACCGGGGGGGCCCTGTTGGCCGCGGCTGCCTACCTACTGCACGAGCTGCTCACCATCAG gaaggagcaggagctggactCAAAAGACGCCATCATCCTTCACCAGTTCTCCAGGCCAAAGAATGGCGTGCCCAGCCTCTCACCCTTCTGCCTCAAAATAGAGACGTACCTGCGTATGGTGGATCTGCCCTACCAG AACTACTTTGATGGGAGGCTGTCGCCCCAGGGTAAGATGCCCTGGATCGAGTACAACCACGAGCAGGCGTCAGGGTCAGAGTTCATCGTGGActtcctggaggagaagctgggcGTCAACCTCAACAGTAACCTCACCCCGCAGGAGAGAGCTGTGTCACGAGCCATCACCAAAATGGTTGAGGAGCACCTCTACTG gaCGATAGCTTACTGTCAGTGGGTGGACAACTTGGAGGAAACCCAGAAGTTTCTGTCCATGAGCGGCCCACTGAGCGACACACTAAAGTGGCTGCTGAGCCACCTGAATGGCAGCATGGTGCGCAGAGAGATGTACGGCCATGGCATTGGACGCTTCTCCAAGGAGGAGGTCTACACCCTGATGGAGAAGGACTTGCGGACTCTGGCTACACTGCTGG gtgaTAAGAAATACTTTATGGGCTCTAAGATGTCAACACTAGATGCCACAGTGTTTGGACATCTAGCGCAGGCTATGTGGACTCTACCTGGGACACGACCCGAACAACTTATTAAAG GGGAGCTGATCAACCTGGGTATGTTCTGCGAGCGAATGCGGAGGAGGTTCTGGCCCGAGTGGtttgtggaggtggaggatctTTATTACGATGGagacagtgagagcagcagTGGCGGCGGTGGCGGTTCCCCTACAGGCCTGCTGGACTTTGGCCTCTTCTCTAGGACTGACACTCTGGAAGACAGCGAGGCCAGCACCCACTCAGCCAggcccactcactcacactcccCCGACTCTAACCACTCGCTGTTTGACTCTGATGTGGGAACGGGGTCTGACAATGACATTCAGCTTAAGGAGGAACTAATGCCGGACCTGGAGGTCTGA